The Dermacentor andersoni chromosome 1, qqDerAnde1_hic_scaffold, whole genome shotgun sequence genomic interval tcagtacaaaaatttatagagagGTAATTAAGAAAACAAAATTTACCAAGGTAAGATTATCCTCAATTCCTGCTAACTGTTTGACCTGCCTGGAAATCCTATTATCCCACATTTGGTCCGAATCGGAGCCGTAATACAACGGACTACACGGTAAATAAAAGTGTTTAttgtctctatctctctctccctgggATATTTTATTTTCCAGAGTCATTGCTATCGTCAAAGTGTTTTAAAGTAAGGACCGATGAGATATTGGAGACCAGTCGAAACACAAACCTCAAGATGGAGTAAAGGACAAAGAAGAAGGGCTCCGAGGTCGTGCCCTCGTGCGCTGGCGCGAGGGGCTCATGTGGCACAGGAAAAGCTCGCTCGCACCTTCGAACACGCCGGTGGCCGTGGCGCGCGCATATCCGAGCATCTCTCCGAAGAACGGACCTGGCTTAGTGTCACCCATGGGAATCGATGTACCCGACGGCATCCGAACTTATCGTCTCCTCCACGGAGGCGCATCCGCCATCTCGGAAGTGTCGTCACCCCAGAAGAAGCCTTCCTCCATATTGCACGTCCTACTTCCGGAGAAAGCCAAGGCCGACGTGTCCTACATGTCCAGCTACTTGGTCATGGAGGACGTCCTCCCGTGGAACTGCGACCTTGTGGTCAAGACGGTGAACACGGCTGAGGAAGAGGCTTGCAGCAGCAGCGCCGCTCATCGGAGGAGGCTGGTTGCGAGGGCCGGGCGCAACCGGTTCGTTGAGATGGACGTCAAGGACAACCTGTCTGAGTACAACtccatgcaagcaccctgcaccgTGCAAGGAGCTGGGCACGAGGTCGAGGACGTATCGAAGGGCACCGGGCACCGGGGGATATACAGGTAAAGATAATTCGGTCTTTTGTGCGCCATATCTAAGGGCCGTTGCGAATATCCTCAGTTTGTGAAATGACAGTTACGGTTTCCTATGTGCTGCTAAGAAAACGTAATTGAGGTTATTTCTTACTGTGCCCTATAAAGTAAGTATAGCTGTAGTAGAATGTATCAGCTAGGGTGCATGAAACATTGATTTGCGT includes:
- the LOC129380884 gene encoding uncharacterized protein yields the protein MWHRKSSLAPSNTPVAVARAYPSISPKNGPGLVSPMGIDVPDGIRTYRLLHGGASAISEVSSPQKKPSSILHVLLPEKAKADVSYMSSYLVMEDVLPWNCDLVVKTVNTAEEEACSSSAAHRRRLVARAGRNRFVEMDVKDNLSEYNSMQAPCTVQGAGHEVEDVSKGTGHRGIYSSEKPITRGVEAAVSGNHQDKDWSAVAWPDYRFEVLGCRPHMNLRDTLPLRLAALNSCKAERNRDMDGMATPSSSCLWRLPTRLPRSRLAGRTVV